The Catenulispora sp. EB89 DNA segment CAGCGCGAACTCGTACGGCTTGGCCGATATCTGGATCCGCAGACCCGCGCGGCCGGTCGAGGCGTAGTCCAGCGTGGCGATCGCCTTCGACAGGTGGAACGGCTCGGAGTGCGTGGCCACGACGGTCGGCACGATCCCGACGTGCGACGTGGCCGGCGCCGTCCGGGCCGCGGTCAGCACCGCGTCCAGGCGGCCCCGGACCTGGTCGACCCGGTCGTCGACGTCGTTGAAGTCGGTGCTCTGCAGCCCGAAGGAGTCCTCGATGGTGACGAAGTCGAGCAGGCCTTCCTCGGCCTCGGCGACCAGATCGGTCCAGTAGCGGCCGCGGAACAGCTCGTCGGGGCGGGCGTCCGGCTCGCGCCAGGCGGCCGGGTGCCAGCCCGCGCCGTCCAGGGCGACGGCCAGGTGGAGCAAGGGATCGGGGGACATGCGGAATCGCTTTCTGCGCACCGGAGCGCGGCGGTGGCCGGGCCGCCGTCGTAATGGGACGGCGGCCGTGCGGAACGCGCGGGGTGCACGTGAAGAGAGAGGGATGGAGACTAAGGACTCAGCGGGCGCCGGGGGCGCGGGCCGGTGCAGGTGAGGCTGGGAAGAGCTCGTTCAGACGCGCCGGTGCGCGGGACACAGGGCGCTGGCGATGCGCTGCAGGTCGATGTGGCGCCGCGAGTAATAGCCGGTGGCGGTGGGCAACGCCTTCACCTCCCTCGCTGTTCTGGTCGGAATCCCTATTGAGATACTGGGGATAGTAGAGCACGTCCTGCGTTCGTCAAGAAGATCGTCGTTCTCAGTCCGCATACTGGACGGGCACCTGGTAAGCCCCGAACACCACCCGCCGCCGCAGCACGAATCCGAGCTGCTCGTACAGCCGGATCGCGGTGTGGTTCTCGGCGCTGGTGTGCAGGAACGGGACCTCGCCGCGTTCGCGGATCCCGTGCGCCACCGCGTGGATCAGGCGCGTGGCCAGCCCCCGGCCGCGGAAATCGGCGTGCGTGCACACCGCGCTGATCTCGGTCCAGCCCGGCGGGTGCAGGCGCTCGCCGGCCATCGCGATCAGCCGGCCCTCGTGCCGCAGGCCCAGATAGGTGCCCAGCTCGACGGTCCGCGGCCGGAACGGTCCGGGGTTGGCGTGCTCGACCAGCGCGGTCATCTCCGGCACGTCCTCGGCGCCGAGCCGGACGACGTCCGGATCCGCCGCGCCGAAGAAGTCCTCGCCGGTCATCTGCACGCCGGCGATCCGCATGACCTGCTCCCAGCCCGGCGGCGTCGCCGGTTCGTTGCCGCCGGTGGGCAGCACGCCGCCGGGGCCCAGCAGCTTGGCGGCGTCGCGCCAGTCCTGCTCGCCGGGGTTCGGCGGCAGCGAGACGAAGATCGAGACGTCCGGGTGGTAGCGCAGCACGGCGCCGACGGATTCGGCGAAGCGCGCGTGCGTGCCGAGCAGCGAGGCGCGGGCCGGATCGTCCAGAACGTGAGACGGGGCTGACGGATCAGTGGGCTTTGTTGGCATGCTGATGACCGTACCCAATCTCCAGTAGTTCGATAGGCATGGTCTTGACGAAGCGAGGTGTGGCCCGTATGCAGTCTTTGTATTCCCAGCTCCGGGTCATCCGGCGCCATGTCGACCTGCTGCGTGTCAACAGTGCGCTGTGTCCGGGTGACGCTCCGGTCCGCTGACCGGCCGTCCTGTCTCGTCCCGACCCGCCTCGAAGGCACTCACCATGACTGACGTAACGGAGCGAATACCGCTCCTGTCCGCTCCTGCCGACGATCCGATTCCCGCCGACGAACACCTGCTGGCGGCCCGCCTGGTCGCGCCGCGCCGCCCCGGCCTGTGGGTCTCGGCCGCGCTGCTGCTGGTCCTGGCCGCGATGCTGGTCCACACGCTGGTGACCAACAAGCGCTTCGAATGGCCCGTGGTCCGCGGCTACTTCTTCGAGCACTCCATCCTGCACGGCCTGGAGCTCACGATCTGGCTGACCGCCGCGGTCCTGGTCACCGGCTACGTCCTCGGCACCGCGGTGGCCGCCGCGCGGCTGTCGAAGAACCCCATCCTGAAGTCCCTCGGGTTCGGCTTCGTCTGGCTCATCCGCTCGGTGCCGATGCTGGTCCAGCTGCTGTTCTGGTACGAGCTCGCGTCGCTGTATCCCAGGCTGTCGCTGGGGATCCCGTTCGGTCCGGAGTTCGCCACCTTCAAGACCGCGCACCTGTTCGGCGGGATCCTGGCCGCGTTCGTCGCGCTGAGCCTGGACGTCGCCGCGTTCTCCGCCGAGATCGTCCGCGGCGGCATCCTGGCCGTCCCGGCCGGCCAGGTCGAGGCCGCGCAGGCGCTGGGCCTGGGCCGCGGCCGGATCTTCCGGAGGATCGTGCTGCCGCAGGCGATGCCGGCGATCGTGCCGGCCTCGGGGAACCTGCTGATCGGGATGCTGAAGGCGACCTCGATCGTCAGCGTCATCGCGGTGCAGGACCTGCTGTACTCCTCGCAGCTCATCTACAACGAGAACTTCCAGATCATCCCGCTGCTGCTGGTCGCGACGCTGTGGTACATCGTCCTGACCACCGTGCTGTCGATCGGGCAGTACTTCGTCGAACGGCGCTACGCACGCGGGACGAACCGGCGCGGCGACGGCTTCGGCACGCTGTTCCGCCGCAACCTGCCGCTGTTCGGCCGGGGCGGATTGGCCACCGGGGCCACCGGGGCCACCGGGAGCGGGTCGTGACCGCCGACGGGGCGCGGCCCCTGGTCCGGGTCAGGGGCCTGCGGAAGAGTTTCGGCGCGCACCGCGTGCTCGACGGCGTCGACCTGGACGTCGCCGAGGGCTCGGTGACGGTGCTGCTCGGCCCCTCGGGCTCGGGCAAGTCGACCCTGCTGCGCTGCGTGAACCACCTGGAGCGGCCGGACGCCGGCTTCGTCGAGGTGGCCGGCGAGGTCGTCG contains these protein-coding regions:
- a CDS encoding amino acid ABC transporter permease, with amino-acid sequence MTDVTERIPLLSAPADDPIPADEHLLAARLVAPRRPGLWVSAALLLVLAAMLVHTLVTNKRFEWPVVRGYFFEHSILHGLELTIWLTAAVLVTGYVLGTAVAAARLSKNPILKSLGFGFVWLIRSVPMLVQLLFWYELASLYPRLSLGIPFGPEFATFKTAHLFGGILAAFVALSLDVAAFSAEIVRGGILAVPAGQVEAAQALGLGRGRIFRRIVLPQAMPAIVPASGNLLIGMLKATSIVSVIAVQDLLYSSQLIYNENFQIIPLLLVATLWYIVLTTVLSIGQYFVERRYARGTNRRGDGFGTLFRRNLPLFGRGGLATGATGATGSGS
- a CDS encoding putative leader peptide, giving the protein MRTENDDLLDERRTCSTIPSISIGIPTRTAREVKALPTATGYYSRRHIDLQRIASALCPAHRRV
- a CDS encoding GNAT family N-acetyltransferase is translated as MPTKPTDPSAPSHVLDDPARASLLGTHARFAESVGAVLRYHPDVSIFVSLPPNPGEQDWRDAAKLLGPGGVLPTGGNEPATPPGWEQVMRIAGVQMTGEDFFGAADPDVVRLGAEDVPEMTALVEHANPGPFRPRTVELGTYLGLRHEGRLIAMAGERLHPPGWTEISAVCTHADFRGRGLATRLIHAVAHGIRERGEVPFLHTSAENHTAIRLYEQLGFVLRRRVVFGAYQVPVQYAD